One part of the Desulfonema ishimotonii genome encodes these proteins:
- a CDS encoding formate/nitrite family transporter — protein MAERMLVIDDDTAVLESCQAIFGAEGFEVTPTTDPAEGLKLATGNSYDVILCDWKMPGFDGLDVVAELEKRSPESAVVMFSGYPSVGRATEAMKRGAMDFLPKPFTPEEIGAVVQKAIRRKHTQEKKALRRFEKVMDKFPTPSMDDKGPKNIAETVAQNVGVAKANSPWVTLFVLGVLAGAYIGFGGLFAASVTFDAAPIVGIGIKKMIGGAAFSIGLMLVIIAGAELFTGNNLMISSVMIGEITWKKMLAKWGVVYVANFVGSVLLALLFYFSGLWKVGGNALGAAAVKVAYAKVHLSFGEAFVRAVGCNWMVCLAVWMALASRTVIGKIFAIFFPIMGFVAIGFEHCVANMYFIPNGIFLSHWAGVVPAGLDISSLTWGAFLVNNLIPVTIGNIVGGVFFVGLGYWGAYLRPSYAK, from the coding sequence ATGGCTGAAAGAATGCTGGTCATAGATGACGACACAGCAGTCCTGGAATCCTGTCAGGCGATTTTTGGGGCCGAGGGGTTTGAAGTGACGCCGACCACCGATCCGGCAGAAGGGCTGAAACTGGCAACCGGGAACAGTTACGACGTTATTCTCTGTGATTGGAAAATGCCCGGTTTTGACGGTCTGGATGTGGTGGCCGAACTGGAAAAACGGTCGCCGGAATCGGCGGTGGTGATGTTCAGCGGCTACCCGTCGGTAGGGCGCGCAACCGAGGCCATGAAGCGGGGTGCAATGGACTTCCTGCCCAAACCGTTCACGCCGGAGGAGATTGGCGCAGTGGTTCAGAAGGCGATCCGGCGCAAGCATACCCAGGAGAAAAAGGCGCTCAGGCGCTTTGAGAAGGTGATGGACAAATTTCCGACGCCCAGTATGGATGACAAGGGGCCTAAAAACATTGCAGAAACCGTTGCCCAGAACGTGGGCGTGGCCAAGGCCAATTCTCCCTGGGTGACGCTCTTTGTTCTGGGCGTGCTGGCCGGGGCGTATATCGGGTTCGGAGGACTTTTCGCGGCGTCAGTTACTTTTGATGCGGCTCCCATCGTGGGCATCGGCATCAAAAAAATGATCGGCGGCGCTGCGTTCAGCATCGGCCTGATGCTGGTGATTATCGCGGGCGCGGAACTCTTTACCGGTAACAATCTGATGATTTCCAGCGTCATGATCGGGGAGATCACCTGGAAGAAGATGCTGGCCAAGTGGGGCGTTGTCTACGTGGCGAATTTTGTAGGCTCCGTTTTACTGGCTCTGCTTTTTTATTTCTCCGGCCTGTGGAAAGTCGGCGGCAATGCACTGGGCGCGGCAGCCGTCAAGGTCGCCTATGCCAAGGTTCATCTGAGTTTCGGTGAAGCCTTTGTCCGGGCCGTCGGATGTAACTGGATGGTCTGTCTGGCCGTGTGGATGGCCCTGGCCTCACGCACCGTCATCGGAAAGATTTTCGCGATCTTCTTTCCCATCATGGGCTTTGTCGCCATCGGATTCGAGCACTGCGTGGCCAACATGTACTTTATTCCCAACGGCATATTTCTGAGCCACTGGGCCGGGGTGGTGCCGGCAGGCCTGGATATCAGCAGCCTGACCTGGGGCGCTTTTCTGGTGAATAACCTGATTCCCGTGACCATCGGCAATATCGTTGGCGGCGTCTTTTTCGTCGGCCTGGGATACTGGGGCGCCTATCTGCGTCCGTCTTACGCAAAGTAA
- a CDS encoding NgoMIV family type II restriction endonuclease produces MTISAIRSAYHRQLCKEIIRIKQNKAKGDYPNFADGDSKSSREIAWGIVRQLGCPEKNGNLKAQTVGKLFENVTKIFLENAFKQLAHLRPGEWRYSTEKTEISGFDQYEHLSYIKDLVRNDSILASALGGNYIVRPDIVISRSPVSDEEINRRQTVIGTDDISARYTPLRQVNHTEPCQILHASISCKWTIRNDRAQNTRTEALNLIRNRKGNQPHIVAVTAEPLPMRIAALALGTGDLDCVYHFALPELKSAAEEAKNQDQSEMLDMMVSGKRLRDISDLPFDLAI; encoded by the coding sequence ATGACAATTTCAGCGATCAGAAGCGCATACCACCGACAGTTGTGTAAAGAGATCATACGGATAAAGCAGAATAAGGCCAAAGGGGATTATCCCAACTTCGCAGACGGAGACAGCAAGTCCAGCAGGGAAATTGCATGGGGAATTGTCCGACAGTTGGGCTGTCCTGAAAAAAACGGAAATTTAAAGGCCCAGACGGTTGGCAAGCTGTTTGAGAACGTGACAAAAATTTTTCTGGAGAATGCGTTTAAACAGCTTGCCCATCTGCGTCCCGGAGAGTGGCGGTATTCGACGGAGAAAACCGAAATTTCTGGTTTTGACCAGTATGAGCATCTCTCCTATATCAAAGATCTGGTCCGAAATGACAGCATTCTGGCCTCCGCGCTGGGCGGAAATTATATTGTCAGGCCGGACATCGTGATCTCCAGATCGCCGGTTTCGGATGAGGAAATCAACCGGCGGCAAACGGTCATTGGAACGGATGACATCAGCGCACGATATACACCGCTGCGTCAGGTGAACCACACCGAACCCTGTCAGATACTTCATGCCAGTATCTCATGCAAATGGACCATCCGTAACGACAGGGCACAAAACACCCGGACCGAGGCATTGAACCTTATCCGAAACCGGAAGGGAAATCAGCCTCACATTGTTGCCGTGACTGCGGAGCCGCTGCCCATGAGAATTGCGGCCCTTGCCCTTGGCACAGGTGATCTGGACTGCGTGTATCATTTTGCATTGCCGGAGCTGAAAAGCGCCGCCGAAGAAGCGAAAAATCAGGATCAGTCGGAGATGCTGGACATGATGGTGTCAGGCAAGCGTCTCCGGGACATCAGCGATCTGCCGTTTGACCTTGCCATATGA
- a CDS encoding DNA methyltransferase, whose product MTIYQNSLPFNENNPPSQDGTYRDKLIQILAQDLNFHSQHSGYASHNFHSFPAKFPPQLPRTFIEALTHPGDIVLDPMMGSGTTILEAWLAGRRGIGADIDPLALLLSKVKVTPLDVQTVIRTGNTIVENATSAVRENHLALSETLKKQWDAKTRTFIDYWFAPETQIELTALRLEIEKIDDPAVKSFFQIIFSTIIITKSGGVSLAFDLAHTRPHRAKVVLSKEGAVLIGQELRDNPSPRIRFLTKTLRSPITEFKKRFQQNVRSLPETAQGKIPPATFSGNAQWLALADHSADLIVTSPPYASNAIDYMRAHKFSLAWMGLDIDKLGAKRREYIGGEFLNHFEFEKLPEASAAVVADIRDCDEKKARVLHRYYSEMTRTLREMFRVLRPGKAAIVVVGSSVMRGRDTRTQHCLADIGRAIGFEVPGIGVRSLDRNKRMMPVSANGDKTSQIQQRMHEEYVIGFYKTE is encoded by the coding sequence ATGACGATTTATCAGAATTCGTTGCCGTTTAATGAAAATAATCCGCCGTCACAGGATGGCACATACCGTGATAAGCTGATTCAGATTCTTGCTCAGGATTTGAATTTTCACAGTCAGCACAGTGGCTATGCATCGCACAATTTTCATTCATTTCCGGCAAAGTTCCCCCCGCAACTGCCTCGGACGTTTATAGAGGCGTTAACCCATCCGGGGGATATTGTTCTGGATCCGATGATGGGGTCCGGCACGACGATTTTAGAGGCATGGCTGGCAGGGCGTCGCGGAATCGGCGCGGATATTGATCCGCTGGCCTTATTACTGTCAAAGGTCAAGGTTACGCCGCTTGATGTTCAGACGGTCATCCGAACCGGAAACACCATCGTAGAGAATGCGACGTCGGCGGTCAGGGAAAATCATTTAGCGCTATCAGAGACATTGAAAAAGCAATGGGATGCCAAAACCAGGACGTTCATTGACTACTGGTTTGCACCTGAGACGCAGATTGAATTAACGGCGCTGCGCCTTGAGATCGAAAAGATAGATGATCCGGCGGTGAAGTCGTTTTTCCAGATCATTTTTTCAACGATCATTATTACAAAATCCGGGGGTGTCTCTCTGGCATTTGATCTGGCGCATACCCGGCCACACCGGGCCAAAGTTGTCCTGTCAAAAGAAGGGGCGGTTCTGATAGGTCAGGAACTCAGAGACAATCCTTCTCCCCGTATCCGGTTTTTAACCAAGACACTGCGTTCTCCCATAACAGAATTTAAGAAACGGTTTCAACAGAATGTCAGAAGCTTGCCGGAAACTGCCCAGGGGAAGATTCCGCCTGCAACTTTCTCTGGCAACGCACAGTGGCTGGCCCTTGCAGATCATTCCGCTGACCTCATTGTCACATCCCCGCCCTATGCGTCAAACGCCATAGATTATATGCGGGCGCATAAGTTTTCTCTGGCGTGGATGGGACTTGATATCGATAAGCTGGGCGCGAAGCGAAGGGAATACATCGGTGGGGAATTTCTGAATCATTTTGAATTTGAGAAGCTGCCGGAGGCGTCAGCGGCAGTTGTGGCCGATATTCGTGACTGTGATGAGAAAAAAGCCCGTGTGCTTCACCGGTATTATTCGGAAATGACGCGCACACTGCGGGAGATGTTTCGGGTACTCAGGCCCGGAAAGGCGGCTATCGTGGTCGTGGGCAGCTCTGTGATGCGGGGTCGGGATACCCGGACCCAGCACTGTCTGGCAGATATAGGCCGGGCAATCGGATTTGAGGTGCCCGGAATCGGCGTTCGGTCTCTGGACCGCAACAAACGGATGATGCCCGTAAGTGCCAACGGAGATAAAACCTCCCAGATTCAGCAGCGGATGCACGAAGAGTATGTTATCGGATTCTATAAAACGGAATAA
- a CDS encoding sensor histidine kinase yields the protein MLNTTRSKLIISFLSVSLLVGTVSLIVGGQMLYQSVLSETRNRVRQDLNVARLIYDNRVKDIKFSLEMTGVSSDCRPAMAAGDSSALNALLVQVTEQIGLDFAGVIGPDGRILCRIGQCAGPSRRLEGGNSVAELALERRQAVAGTVVLDSATLQAENPELARRATIRPLPIQQPRGIPLVEETAGLAIAAAVPIFQGGSLLGAIYGGTLLNRDQSIVDKIGDTVFKNEVYNGHNLGTATIFFRNLRVSTNVLNEEKQRAIGTYASSEVTQRVLIEGKKWTDRAFVVSDWYITAYEPITDIFNQRVGMLYVGVLEARYSDVRRNAFWVFAGITLAGMVLAIGLGWYLASRIMRPVNQLIQASIEISRGNFSPDIGQICKSDIGLLQKKFLKMTHALQEREQRHKEERESSLLQSEKQASVGKLAAGVAHEINNPLTAVLTFTHLILRRKDLAGEVRKDLETIARQTERVRKIVKGLLDFSRQTRINPEPINLNRLLRDCVRLMQNQALIRGIALEFDREENLPVLLLDRSQFQSVIINMVINALDAMEPGGKIHIESRGAKSGDADGVEVIVRDTGTGIRPEDMEHLFDPFFTTKEVGKGTGLGLAVSAGIIERHGGTISVQSEVGEGATFIIWLPLEPDGLCCPLDCVAA from the coding sequence ATGCTGAATACAACACGCTCAAAACTCATCATCAGCTTTCTCAGCGTCTCGCTGCTGGTCGGAACCGTGTCCCTGATCGTCGGGGGGCAGATGCTGTATCAGTCGGTACTGAGCGAGACCCGCAACCGTGTCCGCCAGGATCTGAACGTGGCGCGCCTGATTTACGACAACCGGGTCAAGGATATAAAATTTTCTCTTGAGATGACCGGCGTGTCATCCGATTGCCGGCCCGCCATGGCCGCAGGAGACAGCTCGGCATTAAACGCCCTGCTGGTGCAGGTCACGGAGCAGATCGGCCTTGATTTTGCCGGTGTTATCGGGCCGGATGGCCGCATATTGTGCCGCATCGGTCAGTGCGCCGGGCCTTCCCGGAGGCTTGAGGGTGGAAATTCGGTTGCTGAACTAGCGCTGGAGCGGAGACAGGCCGTTGCCGGAACGGTGGTGCTGGACAGTGCGACCCTCCAAGCTGAAAATCCGGAACTGGCCCGCCGGGCAACCATTCGCCCGCTGCCAATACAGCAGCCACGGGGTATTCCGCTTGTGGAAGAGACCGCCGGGCTGGCCATTGCCGCAGCCGTGCCGATCTTTCAGGGCGGGAGCCTCCTGGGGGCGATCTACGGCGGAACCCTTCTCAACCGGGATCAGTCGATTGTGGACAAGATCGGGGACACGGTATTCAAGAATGAGGTGTACAACGGTCATAACCTGGGAACGGCAACGATTTTCTTCAGAAATCTGAGGGTCTCCACCAACGTGCTGAACGAGGAAAAACAGCGGGCCATCGGCACATACGCCTCATCCGAAGTGACCCAGCGCGTTCTGATCGAGGGCAAGAAGTGGACGGATCGGGCATTTGTGGTCAGCGACTGGTATATCACCGCTTATGAGCCGATTACGGATATTTTCAACCAGCGTGTGGGAATGCTGTATGTGGGGGTGCTGGAGGCCAGGTATTCGGATGTCCGGCGCAATGCGTTCTGGGTGTTTGCAGGCATCACCCTGGCGGGAATGGTACTGGCTATCGGCCTGGGATGGTATCTTGCCAGCCGGATCATGCGGCCGGTCAATCAGCTGATCCAGGCCAGCATAGAGATCTCCCGGGGAAATTTCTCACCGGATATCGGTCAGATCTGCAAAAGTGATATCGGCCTGCTTCAGAAGAAATTCCTCAAGATGACCCACGCCCTTCAGGAGCGTGAACAGCGCCATAAAGAGGAGCGGGAGTCGAGCCTGCTTCAGTCGGAAAAGCAGGCAAGCGTGGGAAAACTGGCTGCCGGTGTGGCCCATGAGATTAACAATCCGCTGACAGCGGTACTGACCTTCACCCACCTGATTCTGCGGCGAAAGGATTTGGCAGGTGAGGTGCGCAAGGATCTCGAAACCATCGCCCGGCAGACGGAGCGGGTGCGGAAAATTGTCAAAGGGCTGCTTGATTTTTCGCGCCAGACCCGTATCAATCCCGAACCGATCAATCTCAACCGGCTGCTCAGGGATTGTGTCCGGCTGATGCAGAATCAGGCCCTGATCCGGGGCATCGCTCTTGAATTTGACAGGGAAGAGAACCTCCCTGTACTCCTGCTGGATCGGAGTCAGTTCCAGAGTGTCATCATCAATATGGTCATTAATGCCCTGGATGCTATGGAGCCCGGTGGAAAAATTCACATTGAAAGCCGGGGGGCCAAATCCGGAGACGCCGATGGTGTGGAAGTGATTGTCCGGGATACGGGAACCGGTATCAGGCCTGAAGATATGGAACATCTGTTTGATCCTTTCTTTACGACCAAAGAGGTGGGGAAAGGAACCGGACTGGGGTTGGCGGTGTCTGCCGGGATTATCGAACGGCATGGCGGGACCATCAGTGTTCAGAGCGAAGTCGGAGAGGGAGCGACCTTTATTATCTGGCTCCCCCTTGAACCGGACGGGCTGTGCTGTCCGCTGGATTGTGTGGCGGCATGA
- a CDS encoding hybrid sensor histidine kinase/response regulator, protein MMDHQTNQRLRDKIREMEAESAFLIKEIDYITSDLIKMDSLYIEEQMKLRRQENSFRFFQLLHQEISSSKSEKDIYEITVISLIRNLGFDSAIIYKKQDDIYHPVAFDGYASDDMAGKLSDPFFATSVEQDGTLLVNGEVREPCPENFINDFQVKYFIATAFTLSLRSAVPHILFVGNRTEETVRRPRLTKSDAENLQTLCKQVAVSIENITLCQDLEIKVRERTHELRQEISERKRAQAALSQANSQLNTLLEAIPDIIYFKNACGRNLVINKAFEKFVGMERETIIGKTDAEIIPPKMAAHCQASDNKVISSRKPVRLEETFKRESGEQIYFETIKIPIFDETASLIGLVGVSRDITERKKMAEELLKARQLESIGILAGGIAHDFNNMLTVIMGNISMAEIEIPPDNRARLFLKRAEKASAQSRQLTKKLITFSRGGEPVKKSCNIRGLLKRAANLALTGSATRCQFSIPDDLPPVQIEESQISQAIRNVLINAREAMTDGGSVSIIGRTIHIAGENPNNLKEGHYIVISITDQGQGIPRSQLGKIFDPYFSTKEMGSRKGMGLGLSIAHSVISKHNGMITAESGTGVGTIFRIYLPAEPRQAQPQKCGADAISRAVSRRKILLMDDEEMVRDIAGQMLTYLGYEAEFAGEGGEAIEKYRAARASGTPFDAIIMDLNIADGMDGETAIRSLLAVDPDVVGIVSSGYSTAPVMNHYRDYGFKGKIAKPYRLRELKAVLVSVLEESESEKAQCGAE, encoded by the coding sequence ATGATGGACCATCAGACAAATCAGAGGCTCCGGGATAAAATCAGAGAAATGGAAGCGGAAAGCGCCTTTCTCATCAAGGAAATCGATTACATCACATCGGACCTGATAAAAATGGATTCCCTGTATATCGAGGAGCAGATGAAACTCCGGCGGCAGGAAAACAGCTTCCGTTTCTTTCAACTGCTCCATCAGGAGATCTCATCGTCAAAAAGCGAAAAGGATATCTATGAAATTACCGTCATCAGCCTGATCCGAAACCTCGGATTCGACAGCGCCATTATCTACAAAAAGCAGGATGACATCTATCACCCGGTCGCCTTTGACGGATATGCGTCTGACGATATGGCAGGCAAACTTTCCGATCCGTTTTTTGCCACATCCGTCGAACAGGACGGAACCCTGCTGGTCAACGGCGAGGTCCGGGAACCCTGCCCTGAGAATTTTATAAATGATTTTCAGGTGAAATATTTCATAGCCACCGCATTCACGCTCTCCCTCCGATCCGCCGTTCCCCACATCCTTTTTGTGGGCAACCGGACCGAAGAGACCGTCAGACGCCCCCGTCTGACGAAATCGGATGCGGAAAATCTGCAAACGCTCTGCAAACAGGTCGCTGTGAGCATTGAAAACATCACCCTGTGTCAGGATCTTGAAATCAAGGTCAGAGAGCGGACGCATGAACTCCGGCAGGAAATTTCAGAGCGAAAACGGGCGCAGGCCGCCCTTTCCCAGGCCAACAGCCAGCTCAACACCCTCCTCGAGGCCATTCCCGATATTATCTATTTCAAAAACGCCTGCGGACGGAATCTTGTCATTAATAAAGCCTTTGAAAAATTTGTGGGAATGGAGAGAGAGACCATTATCGGAAAAACAGACGCGGAAATCATCCCGCCGAAGATGGCCGCCCACTGCCAGGCAAGCGATAATAAGGTGATATCCTCCCGAAAACCGGTCCGGCTTGAGGAAACCTTTAAAAGGGAAAGCGGTGAACAGATCTATTTCGAGACGATCAAGATCCCGATCTTTGACGAAACCGCCAGTCTGATCGGCCTGGTCGGTGTCAGCCGCGACATTACGGAGCGTAAGAAAATGGCAGAAGAACTGCTGAAAGCCCGGCAACTGGAATCCATCGGCATTCTCGCCGGCGGCATTGCCCATGATTTTAACAATATGCTCACCGTTATCATGGGCAATATTTCGATGGCTGAAATTGAAATCCCACCGGATAACAGGGCCCGCTTATTTCTGAAAAGAGCGGAAAAGGCTTCGGCGCAGTCCAGACAACTGACAAAAAAGCTGATCACTTTTTCCAGGGGCGGGGAGCCGGTCAAAAAAAGCTGCAACATCAGAGGGCTTCTGAAACGGGCGGCAAATCTGGCTCTGACCGGTTCGGCGACCCGTTGCCAATTTTCCATCCCCGATGACCTTCCGCCGGTCCAAATAGAGGAAAGCCAGATCAGCCAGGCAATTCGGAATGTTCTTATCAACGCCAGGGAAGCCATGACAGATGGCGGATCGGTTTCCATTATCGGCAGGACAATCCACATCGCCGGGGAAAATCCGAACAACCTGAAAGAAGGCCACTATATCGTTATTTCAATTACGGACCAGGGTCAGGGAATTCCCCGGAGTCAGCTGGGAAAAATCTTTGACCCCTATTTTTCCACCAAAGAGATGGGAAGCCGCAAGGGCATGGGGCTGGGGCTTTCCATCGCACACTCGGTCATCTCAAAACACAACGGGATGATCACGGCGGAATCGGGTACCGGCGTTGGCACAATATTTCGCATTTATCTGCCTGCCGAACCGCGTCAGGCCCAGCCTCAGAAATGCGGGGCAGACGCCATCTCCCGGGCGGTGTCCCGCCGGAAAATACTCCTGATGGATGATGAAGAGATGGTACGGGATATTGCAGGACAGATGCTGACCTATCTGGGATATGAGGCCGAATTTGCCGGAGAAGGCGGGGAAGCGATTGAAAAATACCGTGCGGCCCGTGCCAGTGGCACACCGTTTGACGCAATTATCATGGATCTGAATATCGCGGACGGCATGGACGGAGAAACGGCCATCCGCAGTCTGCTTGCCGTTGACCCGGATGTCGTGGGCATCGTATCCAGCGGTTATTCCACAGCCCCCGTAATGAACCACTACAGAGATTACGGTTTTAAGGGTAAAATTGCCAAACCTTACCGCCTCAGAGAATTAAAAGCGGTTCTGGTCAGCGTATTAGAGGAAAGTGAGTCGGAAAAAGCGCAATGCGGGGCAGAGTAA
- a CDS encoding Gfo/Idh/MocA family oxidoreductase codes for MSIQQATSGQEDLSASNPTASVAIIGSGYWGKNLVRNYSQIGALKAICDKNASTLAEFRQKYPEADVYLAVNEVLSRDDIQGVAIATPAETHFALAREALLAGKHVYVEKPLVLEEKEACELIQLAQSKDRVLMVGHLLQYHPVFVRLKELADAGELGRINYIYSHRLNLGKIRREENILWSFAPHDISMILSLAGEEPESVSATGGNYLHKKIADVTTTHLDFPSGLKAHIFVSWLHPFKEQKLVVVGDRKMAVFDDTRPWREKLLLYPHQINWEGNIPVPARAEPEFPDIEEAEPLKAECLHFMHCMATGERPQTDGNEGLRVLRILNASQRSLDGEGRRIIIGATHADRMPEAAPFFVHPSAEVDEGAEIGEGSKIWHFSHVLTKSRVGRDCNIGQNVVIGPDVSIGNQCKVQNNVSVYKGVTLEDGVFCGPSMVFTNVYNPRAEIRKMDQARTTLVRKGATIGANATIVCGITIGRYAFVGAGAVVNKNVPDYALVVGNPGHQIGWVCECGERLNDDLSCDDCGRQYQWQSDAKDAILPDEK; via the coding sequence ATGAGCATACAACAGGCGACATCCGGGCAGGAGGATCTTTCTGCTTCAAACCCGACCGCTTCCGTGGCAATCATCGGTTCCGGCTACTGGGGAAAGAATCTGGTGCGCAATTATTCGCAGATCGGGGCACTGAAGGCCATCTGCGATAAAAACGCATCCACGCTGGCCGAATTCAGACAAAAGTATCCCGAAGCAGACGTTTATCTGGCGGTGAACGAGGTTCTGAGCCGTGACGACATTCAGGGCGTTGCCATTGCAACGCCGGCCGAGACCCATTTTGCCCTGGCCCGCGAGGCGCTGCTGGCCGGAAAGCATGTCTATGTGGAAAAGCCCCTGGTGCTGGAGGAAAAAGAGGCCTGTGAGCTGATTCAACTGGCGCAGTCAAAGGACCGCGTTCTCATGGTCGGCCATTTGCTGCAATACCACCCGGTGTTTGTCCGCCTCAAGGAACTGGCTGACGCCGGGGAACTGGGCCGGATCAATTACATCTACTCTCACCGCCTGAACCTGGGAAAGATACGGCGTGAGGAAAATATCCTCTGGTCTTTTGCGCCCCATGATATCTCCATGATCCTCTCCCTGGCCGGTGAGGAGCCGGAGAGTGTCTCTGCCACGGGCGGGAACTATCTGCACAAAAAGATTGCCGATGTCACCACCACCCACCTTGATTTCCCGTCCGGCCTCAAGGCCCATATTTTTGTCTCCTGGCTCCATCCGTTCAAAGAACAGAAGCTGGTGGTGGTGGGCGATCGCAAAATGGCCGTGTTTGACGATACCCGGCCCTGGCGGGAAAAACTTCTGCTCTATCCCCATCAGATCAACTGGGAGGGCAATATTCCGGTTCCGGCCAGGGCCGAGCCGGAATTCCCCGATATCGAAGAAGCCGAGCCGCTCAAAGCCGAATGTCTGCATTTCATGCACTGCATGGCAACAGGGGAGAGGCCTCAGACCGATGGAAATGAGGGGCTGCGGGTACTCAGAATTCTCAACGCCAGCCAGCGATCTCTGGACGGGGAAGGGCGCAGGATCATCATCGGTGCGACGCATGCGGACAGGATGCCCGAAGCAGCCCCTTTTTTTGTTCATCCCAGCGCGGAGGTGGATGAGGGCGCGGAGATCGGCGAGGGGTCGAAAATCTGGCATTTCTCCCATGTGCTGACAAAATCCCGCGTCGGACGGGACTGCAATATCGGACAGAATGTGGTCATCGGGCCGGATGTCAGTATCGGCAACCAGTGCAAGGTGCAGAACAATGTCAGCGTCTATAAGGGCGTGACCCTGGAGGACGGGGTGTTCTGCGGGCCGTCAATGGTCTTTACCAATGTGTACAACCCGCGTGCGGAGATTCGGAAGATGGATCAGGCCCGCACCACGCTTGTGAGAAAAGGGGCCACCATCGGGGCCAATGCCACCATCGTCTGCGGCATTACCATTGGCCGCTACGCATTTGTGGGCGCGGGCGCGGTGGTCAACAAGAATGTCCCGGATTACGCCCTGGTCGTGGGCAATCCCGGTCATCAGATCGGCTGGGTGTGCGAATGCGGCGAGCGGCTCAATGACGATCTCTCCTGTGATGATTGCGGTAGGCAGTACCAGTGGCAAAGTGATGCAAAGGACGCGATTTTGCCGGATGAAAAATAG
- a CDS encoding response regulator has protein sequence MSAIRILIVDDDTIVVESCRRILEAEGMILQMAENVVAAQEILGRNGPFDLMLTDIKMPRQDGFHLIQHAREGYPNMAVLMMTGYLTPETIKKGTTGGADGFIAKPFTPEELIGAVCDTLKNRAG, from the coding sequence ATGTCAGCAATTCGAATTCTGATCGTTGATGACGATACAATTGTTGTTGAAAGCTGTCGGCGGATACTGGAAGCCGAAGGAATGATCCTTCAGATGGCTGAGAATGTTGTTGCCGCCCAGGAGATACTGGGCAGGAATGGGCCTTTTGACCTGATGCTGACGGACATTAAGATGCCCAGACAGGACGGATTTCATCTGATTCAGCACGCCAGAGAGGGATATCCGAACATGGCAGTGCTGATGATGACCGGATATCTGACGCCGGAAACCATCAAAAAAGGCACGACAGGGGGGGCGGACGGATTTATCGCCAAACCCTTCACACCGGAAGAGCTGATCGGGGCTGTCTGCGACACGCTGAAAAACAGGGCCGGGTAA
- a CDS encoding pyridoxal-phosphate-dependent aminotransferase family protein codes for MKTYPIPMIPGPVKVPEAVLKACGVNYGSPDLEPEFLELYNQTEAGLRQILGTENPVVIQTGEGMLALWSALKSCIVPGDRVLSVATGVFGYGIGDMAASVGAEVRTIGLEYNRTLGDLAAVEKAIADFRPKMITVVHCETPSGTLNPVAELGKLKQRYGVPLLYADVVASAGGAPVLADEWGLDLALGGSQKCLSAPPCMSFLSVSDAAWEIAEQVGYVGYDALKPFREAQKSFYFPYTPCWQGMAALNTAAELLLTEGLENSFVRHEKAAAYCRQRVTEMGLSLFPAPDAVPSPTVTAVNVPENTTWDALDAALRKKGLAVAGSYGPLAGKVFRLGHMGTQADTELVRQAADVLAEVI; via the coding sequence ATGAAAACCTATCCCATTCCCATGATTCCCGGGCCGGTGAAGGTGCCGGAAGCGGTGTTAAAGGCCTGTGGCGTCAATTACGGCTCACCGGATCTGGAGCCGGAGTTTCTGGAATTATACAATCAGACCGAGGCCGGACTCCGGCAGATTCTGGGCACGGAAAACCCGGTGGTGATTCAGACAGGTGAGGGAATGCTGGCGCTCTGGAGTGCCCTGAAAAGCTGCATTGTCCCCGGCGACCGGGTGCTGTCCGTTGCCACGGGCGTTTTCGGGTACGGTATCGGCGACATGGCCGCATCTGTCGGCGCGGAGGTCAGAACTATCGGTCTGGAATATAACCGGACCCTGGGCGACTTGGCTGCCGTGGAAAAGGCCATTGCAGACTTCAGGCCCAAAATGATCACCGTGGTTCACTGCGAAACCCCGTCCGGCACGCTCAACCCCGTTGCCGAACTGGGAAAGCTGAAACAGCGGTACGGCGTGCCGCTGCTGTATGCGGATGTGGTTGCCAGCGCAGGGGGCGCGCCCGTGCTGGCGGATGAATGGGGGCTCGACCTGGCCCTGGGCGGCTCTCAGAAATGCCTGTCCGCGCCGCCCTGCATGTCGTTTCTGTCGGTCAGCGACGCGGCATGGGAGATCGCGGAACAGGTGGGATATGTGGGCTACGACGCCCTGAAGCCGTTCCGGGAAGCCCAGAAAAGTTTTTATTTCCCCTATACGCCCTGCTGGCAGGGCATGGCTGCCCTGAACACGGCGGCGGAACTGCTGCTCACCGAAGGGTTGGAGAACAGCTTTGTGCGCCATGAGAAAGCTGCCGCATATTGCCGTCAGCGGGTGACGGAGATGGGGCTCTCCCTTTTTCCGGCCCCGGACGCCGTGCCGTCCCCCACCGTAACGGCGGTGAACGTGCCGGAAAATACCACCTGGGATGCGCTGGATGCGGCTTTGCGGAAAAAGGGGTTGGCCGTGGCCGGAAGCTACGGGCCGCTGGCCGGAAAGGTGTTCCGCCTTGGCCACATGGGAACCCAGGCCGATACGGAGCTGGTCCGGCAGGCAGCGGACGTGCTGGCGGAGGTGATCTGA